The following are encoded in a window of Corythoichthys intestinalis isolate RoL2023-P3 chromosome 8, ASM3026506v1, whole genome shotgun sequence genomic DNA:
- the LOC130919898 gene encoding turripeptide Ici9.2-like, whose protein sequence is MSGRILLLGLLLICVVAGMAASQSCDGRVPESCPSNYDPVCGTDRFTYPNKCSLCSRNPQGEVLHRGECRAPFDPIATNLGPQMV, encoded by the exons ATGTCCGGGAGAATTCTCCTTTTGGGGCTTTTGCTCATCTGTGTGGTTGCAG gcatGGCGGCATCCCAG TCCTGTGATGGTCGGGTGCCCGAAAGTTGCCCTTCGAACTATGACCCTGTGTGTGGTACGGACAGATTTACATACCCCAATAAGTGTTCTCTCTGTTCCAG GAATCCGCAGGGTGAGGTATTACACCGTGGAGAATGCAGAGCTCCCTTTGATCCGATAGCAACCAATTTGGGGCCCCAAATGGTCTAA